The Anser cygnoides isolate HZ-2024a breed goose chromosome 4, Taihu_goose_T2T_genome, whole genome shotgun sequence region CATTCTAAAATCCCATCTCAAATAGTTCTTCTGCTCTTTGGGGCTCTTTGCAGaattaaagcctttttttctgtaactggtCAAAAGCAAGGGGTTTGAACCTATCCAGCTTCGTGGCGTTGTCACTGCTCGTTCCAGGAAGGTGCAGTCAGTGCAGAATTGTTCTGTAAACGCCTGCCTTTGGCTTTGTCATGCTTTTTGGATGGTCATACTGGAGCATACAGTCCTTAGAGGACACATGTAACTTTCTTCAGTCCTCATTTCCATTATGTCCAGAAGAGGTTATACAGATAATTTTGAAATCAGAATTTGCATATtttgtgtggaaaaaatattttgttttatattagcTGTCAGATCTATCATAAAAAGTACTTACTGTAGCattatttctgttccttctccCCCATCTGATccaaatgttctttcttctacAGTGGGATTAGGAGAAGCTGCAAACTTTGCTGCCTATGCCTTTGCTCCTGCAACCTTAGTTACCCCTTTGGGTGCACTGAGTGTTCTCATAAGGTTAGTACAAATTGGAAGCAAACCAATCATTGAccatctgatttaaaaaaaaaaaaaatctttggctAAAAGCAGAGAACTTTAATAAGAAAACTGAAGGGCAAATacagacacccccccccccccaaaaaaagtactttttgttCCTTAATGGAAAGATCCCTTGCTTACTTAGAACTGAATTTCCTGCGTAGAGGGAATCAAGTGTTGCTTCAAAGACTAATACATGCTTTCCCAACAACCTTCCACATATTCTAGAAGGTATTTCTTAACAGCATATACCTCGCATACTGTTGATGCACAGTGGCTGTAATTTATGTCTTCCTAGAGAAATCAAGCTTTCATAAAAAGTCATATCCTGTTCTTCACATATgacaaaactttaaaagaaaatacagcattccttaaaatattttcaaaaacaacttTTGTTACAGGAGAAAAACTTCATATTAAGATACACTTAGTTTACATTTTGAGTTTCCTTTTAGTGTTGTTTTGTCTTGCTGAAGGCCTTCTGGAAAGAAAGCCAAGAAAACTTTAGCTTTTTTAATATCCACTGTTAaaattcatgtttgtttttttttaagtatgaatGCCCTTCAAACGCTCATTATTTCCAAtgtatgaagaaataaataatttcccaGTACTGAAGCAAATACATGAATACGACTatcacagaagcagaaaatgcatgGATTAAACTTTCAACAAACCTTCTGGGAAACAGCTTATTAGCAAAATtgaattacagtattttaaatctaaagCTCTTATTTTTAAGCTGGTGGAGCTGAaccttctatttctgttttgccaAACAGTGCTATATTGTCATcccattttttaaatgagaggCTGAATATTCATGGCAAGCTGGGCTGTGTACTGAGCATTTTGGGGTCCACGGTCATGGTTATTCATGcccctgaggaggaggaggtcacCTCACTGGATGAGATGGAAATAAAGCTGCAAGATCCAGGTCTGTAGGCTTAACCTGCCATGTTTCATGGCAGGCATTTACATGGCAAACTGTGTGTTGGTGAGTGAGTGAATTAGGATCTGTGATGGGAAGGTCCTGGCTACAGAGCTGTACTGGGCTGACTGTACTAGGAGCCCAGAATCCCTCAATATCAGTATGTGCGCTGAGGGCTTCTGCACACACCATAACATATTTCCCAAGGATGCAGGTTTAAGAGCAATACATCTTACACAGCTTCTTGCAAACTATTTGGCTAAGAAATGATGTACTGCTTCTtcctgccttccagccctttgaGGAGTTCAAAGGCTCTAACTGAAGTTATCTACACTTTAAATAGATCACAGCTTTTGGTTAGTTTCACCTTCAACCAGTTCCTAAGTTATTCCATTTGAATTGCTGTCCAATTCTAAGTCTTAATTACTGCTTGCTTTAAGCAGACACATGTTCATATTAATTCAAATGATGGTAGCCCTAGGGTATGTTTCAAGGAGAATGTGTTTGAGAAATGGAAGAATTTCACATGGAGAAGTGTAGCATAGGACAAAAATAAGCTAAATTCAAGGTAGCTCATACATTCAAAAATTCAGCTAGGGTGATCTCTTGGAAccttttgttaaatatttttttattataaccATGTGTGCATGCACCATTTCCTCAAAGACTCTACTTACTGTTTTAAGGAGATGAGAGACAGTCTTTAAGCTGatggggggcggggaggggaacACTTTCTTTTGTCTGGAGATTGGAGAGAGTGtcacagagtatttttttttttatgattttctgGTGAATCCATTTAAATAGTCTAGTAAACATAGTTggcataaacattttaaatacaaagcatgtattttagatttatttcaatgaaattCTTCAGTGGATGCAATTGCAATGAACTTGTGCTACAGTTCTTAAAGTGTTAGAGAAATTGAATAACTTTTAGCATGTACTTGAATACAGCCTgatatttcatctttcttctgtcCTACAGTGTTTGTTGCCTTTGCTGTTCTCCTGACAGCTGTTGCCCTCACACTGATTTTTATTGTGGCTCCAAGGAGAGGTCAGACAAATATACTGATCTATGTTTTAATTTGCTCATTCATTGGTGCCTTCTCTGTCTCATCTGTCAAAGGCCTGGGCATTGCCATTAAGGAAATGCTGGAACGGAAGCCGGTTTATCGACGTCCCTTGGTTTATGTTTTGGTGGGAATCCTTGTGCTCTCAGTCAGCACTCAGATCAACTATCTCAACAAAGCATTGGACGTGTTTAATACGTCTCTAGTGACACCTGTTTATTACGTGTGTTTCACCACGACGGTGGTGGTGTGCTCCATCATCCTGTTCAAGGAGTGGAGCAGTATGGACCTGGATAATATCATCGGGACCCTTAGTGGATTCTGCACTATAATCATCGGCATTTTTCTACTACATGCTTTCAAAAGTACTGATATCACCTGGAGTCAGTTGATGTCCACCATTGCAAAAGAACCATCAGTGCCACGCCACGAATATGAAACCTCTCATACTTTACTGGAGAGCTTGGAAGACCCAGCTGTGGTTTTTGAGGAggacaacattttatttagtcAATGAAATCTTAAGTGATGGTTCCTCGTTCCAGTATCACAGATTGCAGACTCAGCCCACCTGTGTCTACCAGAACATTCATCTTTGCTGCAATCCTCTGGAAAAATGTCTGTAAAGGGAGTTAAATGTGGGGACACGATTCTCTGTGTGTGCCAGCTGTTGGTAGTGACGAATGAAAATGTTCAATAATTAACATGACGGTCAGAAACACGGTGGTTATTAGGTGTCAAGCAATGAATACGTTTGTCCATTTTTATGTGGTATCTGCTGTTGGAGAATTTTAGCGAGAAAGAATGATCTTCGTGTTTACAAAATGCAACCTTCCCATCTTGATTAAAGATAATACCCTTGCTAAAGTAACAAGCACTCTTATTATGTTAGTAGCAGCTTTTGACCACCTACCAATGAATCTTgaatagacaaaaaaaagaaaaaaggaaatgtggtTCTTGGTAACCAGCCTCCCTCAGAGGCCATGTataaaaagcaaagttttagcTTTTCTACCTTAAGACTCCTGAATAGATTCCTAATCGTGAATGTGCATGTACTTCTTATTTCAAAACTATGACCAAgatgcattttaagaaaaatcaagcTCATGACAGCCATTAAAACAGTTGCTGTTGGCTTAAAAAATTACATAAgatgaaagaataaattattcaaaGGCAGCAAACCAGAACGGACAGTTAAGAGTTTCCACACTGTTTTATACTATTTTGAGGATTAAGACGGGTATTaacatatttccatttttttcctaatacatAATTTTGCTAATTTCCTATTCATCAGAACCCAGTTAAGCTTTTTAAAAGATTGTCTCATTTTCCAGAAAGGTTTGGTTTCCAGAAAGGTTGGTTTATTAAAGATGTTGTTTAAGAGTAAAATAGTCATGTTATTCTATGTTCAGTTATAAAggcaaaatctgttttccaaTCAGTGTGGTGTTTCTAAAAATACTAGATAAAGGGAGGTCTGTAAAGAATGCATGAGAAACATCAAAACATTGAAGTGttgtctttttattcttctctaaAGATGAGTATTCATCTCTACTGTATGTTTTAGCTATTAATCTTCCGTAGGCCTTAAAGCAGTACAGATACTGATCTTCATCTTCCTCAGTTGTGGTCACTGATCTTTATCATCTCATTAAAAGCAGTTTGTACAGCCCACGTTTTACTCATTACAGTCCCCTTTCTTGGCACTTTGTGAGCAAGAATGCAGCTTCAGCAAGCAGATGTGTGGGACACAAGGAACTCAATGGAAATGTAGTATTTCCATGTCTTGGGTTTTTCAGAACCCTTGCCAGGGGATGCTAGCAGTTGAGCAAGAAAGCTGGATTcattgaaaatgaattttaatcaGCTGAGATTTATATGCCAAGCAGAACCTCTTCATAAGGCAGGCTGTCTATTCTTTAACATTCAAAGAGTGGAGTAAAAGTTGACACTGTGTGTGGAAAATGGATTGTTCTGCAGACAGAAAGCAACCATTTTGTTCTTAGAGGTAAATAGTGAGCTGCTTATATTTCACGTTTGTGTTGTGTAAAGTTCAATCTTGATGTGAAAGTCATGTACTTCCCTTTTGAAAGATGTTCATGAAACATCTGACTTGTTAAagacttttcctttattttaacgAGGATTTAGAAGCTATCAAAACCTGAAAAGTAGCACCAGGGATATTAGCTTGAAGTTATTTCTAAACTGCAAGCaccttttttttcacttgtataGGTTTGTAGTTGGCGTATGTACAGGAATAAGTAGAAATTGTATCAATCATCTGCACCTTATTTCCAAATCCTTGTTTAGAAGAAGCAAAAACTGTGTATTTCCTTACGGGACCTGCATGTTTActtttatgtataaataacatCATAACATctagaaaaatgtcatttttttacCATGTCAGAAAAATCAAGTTAATGCTTATTGTCACGGTGTACAAGAGCTCTATAATGTTACAGAGTAAAGTATTGATTATCTTTTGTATAAAGACATTTGCCATGAggtattatttttgaaaataatcatAGTAAATTTGAGaggtttaattttttaatgaaatgacaCTAATAATTTTCTTGTACTAAATTGCTTGTCAATTATATACTGAATGatctgtattttgtaaatatgggaaaaaataatgagcaCGTTCATATTTCTGATCAGCAATTAAATGCTATCTGGTAGATCCAAAGCAAATAGTCTTGGTTTTAATAGCTGGTCCTACGCACACCTGTGGGTTCTGGATGAAGGAGGTCTGGCTGATAACCTTGCAGTTCATGTGGATCTGGCCTGGTCATGACCTTCTTTTAGtagctttgactttttttttcataggaaagaaaattttgtaCTCCCCTAGAAAAGTCAATTGTGAAACTACCAGATACGCAACGTTAGCTAAAAAGCCTGCAATGTTCTGATGGAGCTGGAGGGAAGAGTATGGGGAGACTAAGAGGTTTTGGCTTCTCTTACAGAATGACCCACTTTGTCTAGATGTATTATTTTTGCCCTGGTATTCTGCAGAAAGCATGAGCAAGGAGCATTTAATCCTGGGGATTAGATTAACAGCCAGGAAGCATGAATTTTGAGGGACAGAATTAGTGGGCAAGTAAAATGCTTTCCCTTCTAAACTAGGgaagataaaaacaaagctgattGTTACAGAGCTCTTTGTCATGTTCAAGGGAGAGTATTTCAgtgaattttcagtttttccaggcagcaaaatgaaggattttatttaaattgctttttatttaaattgcttCAAAGCGTTTTGGAAAGTAGATGGAATGGTTAAGAACTAGAACAAAGAAAACCTCAGAGGCAATACATCACTAACCAAATTATGGCTTTTAAATGCTGATACAAAACAATCTTGGCAGCTACTCGTTACTACCATACATGTCAGGACATACATGTCAGGACAAATGGGCAATTAAATTCATTACATAGCTGTGCTGATTAGGTGTAGGTAAGGCAAGAAGACTTGCATAGGTTAAATAATCTGCAGGGAATTCAGAAGGAAACACGTTGTTAGTTCCTATAGAAACCTGCCTTCCCAGCCACACTTAACACAGCCATGCCACAGAGAGGTTTCTTCCCCAAGGGTGCTCATCCACAACTGAAACCTCTTTTCTCATTGTGGTTGCATCCTGGAGCTATATTGTGAATTCTATTGTGAATTATATACTCGTGGCAAACAACATCCTCTTGCTATTCAAattcctgcaaaacaaaaccagcaagaCTGTTAGGTTTTTAAAGTGGCAATTTTTAAACTGGAGGAGGGGGCCGGGTAGAAGCCAGGCTGGCTGATACATGAGGAGTgatatatctttatatatatatatcttcatATACGTTACCGTTTTGTGAAACATTCATTATTTAAAGTTGGACAGGGGGTGGAGAGGTACAAAACAAATGGCACTGGAGAGAAACTTGCCCAGACTTGTGCACACAAGTGATTGATCTGTATTACTTGCCAGGAGCACTTTTGAAGAAGGAAGTCATTTCATGTTCTGGAAATACATTCCAGTTTGTCAACAAGTCAGCTTTAGATAGAAAGATACACATCAGAGGTGGCTGCTGCACAGAAGGTGGGATTACTgcctttccccctctccccctgcaTGTTACCAACTGGctgcaaatctgttttctgatgtttgaaGAGGAAATATCAGCTGAATTTTCACCATTGGTAAGTACTCTTACAGTCTTTAGCCAGAAATCCTCTGTACAGGGGTGTCACTGTGCCTCCTTCCAACCTTTACCgttcttttcacagaatcacagaaccattcAGGTTTTAAAAAGATCTTTAAGATCGTCACATCCGACCATCACCTAACACTACAAGTCCACTACTAAACCATGCCCCTAACCACCACAtccacatgtctcttaaatacctccagggatagggactccactgcttccctgggcagcctattccaatgcttgGCCACACTCTCCGTGAAGAAATTCCTCCTGATATCAATGCAAAACCTCTCTGGCACGCCTTGAGGTTGTTTCCCCgagtcctatcacttgtcaccagataaaagagaccaacaccctcCTCAATTCAagctcctttcaggtagttgtagagagcaatgaggtctcccctcagcccccttttcttcaggctgaaccACCCCAACCTACTCCTTAGATgtcttattttctgtctctcttttgcAAACACCCAAATG contains the following coding sequences:
- the NIPAL1 gene encoding magnesium transporter NIPA3, yielding MGPDHQRAESCPSPLACMDGISNNTSLSLSTPAGLKYRLYLGLALAVGSSIFIGSSFILKKKGLLKLAAKGVPRAGQGGHSYLKEGLWWAGLLSMGLGEAANFAAYAFAPATLVTPLGALSVLISAILSSHFLNERLNIHGKLGCVLSILGSTVMVIHAPEEEEVTSLDEMEIKLQDPVFVAFAVLLTAVALTLIFIVAPRRGQTNILIYVLICSFIGAFSVSSVKGLGIAIKEMLERKPVYRRPLVYVLVGILVLSVSTQINYLNKALDVFNTSLVTPVYYVCFTTTVVVCSIILFKEWSSMDLDNIIGTLSGFCTIIIGIFLLHAFKSTDITWSQLMSTIAKEPSVPRHEYETSHTLLESLEDPAVVFEEDNILFSQ